The following proteins are encoded in a genomic region of Papaver somniferum cultivar HN1 unplaced genomic scaffold, ASM357369v1 unplaced-scaffold_10, whole genome shotgun sequence:
- the LOC113326063 gene encoding mulatexin-like encodes MASYCFIFVYNIVFLLVSVLLVSASGDHPSVIASVIPSVDTGALATDNYVCDTKKNVYTTQVWGPTSDCLVCTAYCYGGCAALRTHGALSPTCTRSGKNVRCECCCVKPASPPPPPSCPPPTPLPPPPPCPTPPSSDQCENGDTYTETTMPSSNCVDCTNWCKEDCSELGGRVIENKCAIGESKFVRRCKCCCRGGKSALKLS; translated from the exons ATGGCttcttattgttttatttttgtttataataTTGTGTTCCTCCTGGTTTCGGTTCTTCTTGTTTCCGCCTCTGGGGATCACCCAAGTGTCATTGCCTCTGTTATCCCTTCCG TAGATACAGGAGCTCTTGCTACAGATAACTACGTCTGTGACACTAAGAAAAATGTATACACGACTCAGGTTTGGGGTCCAACTTCAGATTGCTTAGTCTGTACAGCTTATTGTTATGGTGGGTGTGCTGCGTTGCGCACCCACGGAGCGTTATCCCCGACATGCACACGTTCAGGTAAAAACGTTCGTTGTGAATGCTGTTGTGTAAAACCAGCATCTCCTCCACCACCCCCGTCATGTCCTCCTCCTACTCCTCTTCCACCACCCCCACCATGTCCTACACCTCCTTCGAGCGATCAGTGTGAAAATGGAGATACATACACAGAGACTACGATGCCAAGCTCAAATTGCGTTGATTGTACAAATTGGTGTAAAGAAGATTGTTCGGAGTTAGGAGGGCGTGTGATCGAGAACAAGTGCGCCATAGGTGAATCTAAATTTGTAAGGCGTTGCAAGTGTTGCTGTCGTGGAGGAAAGTCTGCTCTAAAGTTGTCCTAG